ataataaagtattacCGTCTCGATCTCTACGAAGGCGTCGATGTTATATTAACCAACATGGCTGAGTTATGTCAAATATCATTGCTTATTTATATGAACGTTACATTAATGGATTGTTTCCCGATACTCGAATTGCCTGAAGAGATTCAGACGTTAGTGGTTGAACGTGTGGCCGGTAACTCCTTCACAGATCTCTATGGCCTAAGAGCATCGTGCAAGACGATGAAGGCGTTAGCAGAGCGGAGCAGGGTAAACCATTTTTACGATGTGTTATCCGTTCCCAGGAGACTCAATATGCCTCCTGAGTTGTTTAAAACTTGCTACGCAGAGAGAAATCCAAGCACACTTTATATGAAGGGTTTACAGTTTTTCTTCACATTTAACCTTCAAGAAGAAGGACTTGCTTTCATGAAGCTTGCAGCGGATGAAGGATATGAGTGTGCTGTGTATACATACGCAATgactagaaaaatattttggggTGTTGAGGAGTATTTTGCTCGTTTTACGAGGGAATCAGTTGCTAGGATCGGGAAACTAGTTCGATCTCTAAAATGGGCGTGGGGTTTGTCGCACAGTGACGAGTTTTTGGCAAAGAGGGACGAGTTCATTTCAACCGTTGTTCCTTCGTTTTATAGTTGAACCGATGAGCGTGATTATGGACACAAGGGAGTGGTGAAGATGTATTCTATCAGAATATGTTCTCTTTTTATGTTATTTGCTGTGACATTATTACGGCtggtttatattttacattatggTTGGGTTGTTGTCTTTTAATTACGgctgatttttgtaaaaagggtTCTCTTCAATTACAGATGAGTTTTAATTTCATAATGACTGAGATATTTTGTTGGAGTGTTATTAAATACGACATGGTTGGGTTAATTAAATACGTGATAGCCGAGTTATCGTTACTTAAAGGCTGAGGTAATGTTAATTTTTTGGCtgagttttgtaaaaaaatccaAGATACAGACTCGGAATCCGCTATGTCAACAAACTCCTTGCCATGTCATCACTAACGAACGAAATTTATAACTTGCTTTATGAGACTGTTCatgttcttcttcatcttagTTATCTATcgtcttcatctttctcagtTGGTTATGGAACCGGTAATTATTGTTTCCGGTAACtggattaagaaaaacaaatacgTATTCAACGTTGACAGTAGAGGGTGTAAATTTCTTCATTTAGATGAGAAAACAACACATGAAGATTTCGCAAAGTCTGTTCTCGATGATTACGGATTGAATGATTTGAAGGATCATATTCAGCTTAGCTACATGTTCTCAAATAAAGCATTGAAAACGATGGCGCACGACACTCCACCAGTTTACGTGTCCAATACTCGGCAATTGCAAGGTTTTCTAAGCCTGAAGAAAATCGAACAACTACGTTTCTGTGTGGAGATTACGGAGAACATAGCAAGAGAGAagagtaaaatatttttgagcTTTAGCTcagaagcagaagcagaagcTTCAGTGGTTGAGTCCAGAGACGAAAATTACAGTGGGAGTTACGATGGTTGCAGTTTGGAGAAGGAACAAGAGGACAATGAGAATGACTGCTCTAGTAATGTCGAAAGAGAAAAACATGACGTAgtcggagaagatgaaatatgcgaagaaaacaaagaagatgatgaatttgaaagcCGATTTGATATGTTCGACGATTCAGACGGTGCGTCATCTGAAGATGATAACTTCAGCTCATACGGTGAGTCTCCTACAGATTACGAAGATTCACCAACGCTACCTCCCAAGAAGAGATATCAGAACTTCTCAATGAGCGAATCTAAAGGGAATCTGGAGGTTCTAAGTTTGGAGATGTTGTCGATAGACATTGCGGTAGGTCAACGATACAATAATAAAGAAGATTTGGAGAGACGACTGAAACTTCTTACAGTGaggtataaatttgattttgatgtatAAACATCAACCCGACATCATACGTGTTGGGTTGAAGGATGTCTCTAGAGAATTCGTGCCTCTACCCAAGGAGAATCCAAGGTGTTTTATGTTCGTATTTACGATTCGAAGCATACATGTTCCTGCACAGAGCGTTCTAATCGATCTCGACAAGCAACACCAGATATTTTAGGTATGTTGTACAAGAACTTTCTCGGCGACGTTGGTCCGGCCGTTCGCCCTACAAGCGTCGAAATAGCTATCACTAAGCAGTTTGGTATAAAGGTAATTACTTTGTTGTGGCTAAGTTATTTTAACGACACGGCTGAGTAATGTCAAATGTACAGGCTGAAATAATCATACAATTCGGCTGGGTTACTATATATTTAGATGCGGCCGAGTTATAGTAAAATAGGGTTGAGTTATTCAGTACGTTATGGCTGACTTAATTATTAGATGCGGCTAAGTAATGAGGATCGTTTTTTCATGTGAACAGATGGATTATTGGAAATCACACCGGACGCTGAAATTTGCAAGGGAAATCGATGAGGGAACACCTGAGTGTGGGTTTGAAAGCTTGCCTTCTTACTTATACATGATAAGAAGGGCAAATCAGAGTACAGTTACGCGTCTTCAAATCGATGAGCTTGGAAGATTCATGTATGTGTTTCTTGCCTTTGGTGCGAGCGTTAATGGGTTTTCTTTCATGCGCAAAGTTGTTGTAGTCGACGGTACGTTTCTCAATGGTAAATACAAAGGGACGCTACTCACAGCACTAGCTCAGGACGGTAACTTCCATATTTTTCCAATAGCCTTCGCAGTGGTTGACACAGAAAATGATGATTCGTGGCATTGGTTTTTTACGCAACTAAAACTTCTGATTCCTGACGACGAGGGTCTTGCGATAATCTCAGACATGCATAACTCGATAGGGAAAGCAATTAGAAATGTGTATCCGTTGGCTGCTCGGGGAATATGTACCTACTATTTATATAAGAACATATTGGGACGGTACAAAGGAAAAGAAGCATTccgtctggtgaagaaagcgGCAAGATGTTTTAGGATGTCTAACTTTACTGCGATTTTCGACGAGATTGAAGCGATTCATCCTGCACTCCACGGCTACCTCCAAAGAGCTGATGTCCGCCTGTGGACGCGTGTTCATTTCCGGGGCGAGaggtacaatttgatgactacaAACATAGCGAAATCAATGAACAGAGCATTGTCGCATGCTAGAGGTCTAAACATTTTTCGAATATTAGAATCGATACGGGTTATGATAACCAGATGGTTTGCTGAACGGAGAGAGGATGCCAGATCGCAGCCAACGACGCTTATGTGTGGTGTCGAGAAACTACTACATGTAAGTCAGTCGTAACAGTAAAAATATGTCTatctttaaaattcataaaattcttAAGTCAGCtgttttataaaattcataattcagactttataattcttaaatcaGCCGTAATATGTAATAACTCAGtcgtttcatatatatatttttcgttAATAGGGTCGTGTAACTGCTGCCAGAGAATTGACGGTCCAAAGGATTGATGATCATCACACTGAAGTTAAATATGGATCTTCTAGCGAGTCTTTGAATGTTGTTAATTTGGTATAGCGAAAGTGCACATGTTGGCGTTTCGAACGCGAGAAATTACCATGTGTACACGCAATCGCAGCTGCGGAGTACAACAGTGTTTGTCGTATATCCCTGTGCAGTCCTTACTATAACAGTGAATATTTGGTGAGCGCATACGCTGAATCTATCATGCCGGCTGACTCAGCGCAACCTGTTCCAGAAATCGTGGCAAACCAACCGTGCTTGCCCCCGTATATTCGTCAACAACCAGGAAGACCTAAGAAAAATAGGATGAAATCTGCTTTAGAAGTTGCACTTCAAAACAAACGTCCTAGGAAAGAACACAGATGTTCTCGATGTAGACAGAGTGGCCATAATGCGAAAACTTGTCTGATGTAAGCAAGTGTTGtagggattttcatgtttttgaattacggctgggtttttgttttcacttatatatatTACGGTTGGATTAGggattttcatatatttgaattacggctgggtttttgttttcatttatatatattacggCTGGATtagggattttcatgtatttgCATTATGGCTGGGTTTCTGTTTTCAAACACAACTGTTATAATATCCGCCCAAAATAAGAAACGTCGTGAAGTCAATAAACGGCTGATTAATTGAAATAATTTGTATTACGGCTGAATAAATAAGGTATTTCTCGAATAATTATATGTTCAACTCtctattttttacataatttctctctctatctaaaTGAAATATTTCCCTCTTCTTGAATTGCCTGAAGAAATTCAGGCGTTGGTGGTTGAACGTGTGGCCCGTAACTCCTTCCAAGATCTCCATGGCCTCAAAGCATCGTCCAAGTCGATGAAAGCGTTAGCAGAGAGGCGTGGTGTATACTATTTTTACGATATGTTATCCGTTCCCTGGGGACTCAATATGCCTTCGCAGTTGTTGAAATCTTGCTACGCTGAGGGAAATCCAAGCACACTTTATATAAAGGGTGTATAGTTCTACTTCACATTCGGCCTTCAAGAAAAAGGTCGTTCTCTCATGAAGCGTGCAGCAGATGCAGGATATGAGCATGCTGTGTATACACACGCAATTACTCAAGCAATATTTTTGTGTGATGGGCATTATTTTAATGGTTTTCCAAGAGAATGGGTTAAAAGGATAGGGAAACTAGTGCGATCTGTGAAATGGGGATGGGATTTGTGGCATTCTGACGAGTTCCGCCAAAATAGGGCGCTGTTCATTTCAAAGTTTGTTTCGTCGTTCTACAGATGCCAATGTGCAACACATGTGTGTCGATAATGTCTCTGCTTGTGGCACCTTGATATGACTAAGGATGACAACATGTGTGATCgctgtttctggatcaaagagattGGCACGTTTTTACGTGATTATGAAACAATAAGCGTTATTAGGGACACAAGGAAGTGGTGGAGATGTAATATATCGGTACCTTATCTTTTTAAGTtctttgctatttttttttaaagttcaaatgAATGTAATGAAGGCTTAGttattgtttcttttggctGATTTATTGTTCAATTACGGCTGTATTACTGTTTTATCACGGCTGATTTATTGTgcattaaacatttaaaaaagagGTTCATTTACGTGCATTGCAAAACGTTCAGATTTCTTAGTTTACGTGCAGACATGTAAAACGTCAATTACAAACGAACAGGGGGAGTAATAATTAGCCTTGATATTCTCATATTGTTGGCTGAGTTAAAGTAATAATTAGCCTTGATATTTTAAACACGTGCCACCATTAATCGACAACTCAGTCTAATCAAGCAAGTGGAAACGTCTCATTAATAATGAAAGTGGGTGAGTGATAATCTTCGTTGTGGTATAAACAATGATGAGTTAGCTGAGTTACTTTACactttacggctgagttacttTATACATTACGGCTGCACGGCTGAGTTACTTTACACTTTACAACTGAGTTACTTTATACATAACGGCTGAGTTTCTAAACAATGTTATCATTTGTTTGCTTCACGGCTGAGTTTGTAAACAATGTTATCATTTGTTTGCTTCACGGCTGAGTTTGTAAACAATGTTATCATTTGTTTGCTTCACGGCTGAGTTTGTAAACAATGTTATCATTTGTTTGCTTCACGGCTGAGATACTTTAATACGTTAAGTCTGAGTTACATAAAACATAGGCTGACTTACAAAACATTACTAAACAAATTAGTCGTAGTAGCAAAGTAACGACATTCCAACCCCACAAACAAACATATTCCTCAAACACCGACCCTGACTCAtacatttttctcctttttcccTTAGATGATGTCTtcattacttcaatctctttctccaACCGAGCAACGCTAAGTCTGAATTCCGAGATGTCTTTGTTCATGCCACTTATCAGTGACTTAATATCCTCAACCTCTTCAACCAAACACTCATCTGCCCATTTGAATAAATGTCTCTGTT
This Brassica napus cultivar Da-Ae chromosome C6, Da-Ae, whole genome shotgun sequence DNA region includes the following protein-coding sequences:
- the LOC125588456 gene encoding uncharacterized protein LOC125588456, with product MAHDTPPVYVSNTRQLQGFLSLKKIEQLRFCVEITENIAREKSKIFLSFSSEAEAEASVVESRDENYSGSYDGCSLEKEQEDNENDCSNGASSEDDNFSSYGESPTDYEDSPTLPPKKRYQNFSMSESKGNLEVLSLEMLSIDIAMDYWKSHRTLKFAREIDEGTPECGFESLPSYLYMIRRANQSTVTRLQIDELGRFMYVFLAFGASVNGFSFMRKVVVVDGTFLNGKYKGTLLTALAQDGNFHIFPIAFAVVDTENDDSWHWFFTQLKLLIPDDEGLAIISDMHNSIGKAIRNVYPLAARGICTYYLYKNILGRYKGKEAFRLVKKAARCFRMSNFTAIFDEIEAIHPALHGYLQRADVRLWTRVHFRGERWFAERREDARSQPTTLMCGVEKLLHRKCTCWRFEREKLPCVHAIAAAEYNSVCRISLCSPYYNSEYLVSAYAESIMPADSAQPVPEIVANQPCLPPYIRQQPGRPKKNRMKSALEVALQNKRPRKEHRCSRCRQSGHNAKTCLM